Proteins co-encoded in one Pyxidicoccus xibeiensis genomic window:
- a CDS encoding SMI1/KNR4 family protein, with translation MTDALIAFIERFDPAFSSKLQGASDEEIARLEALVGRSLPPVYRDFLRRMGKGMGDFQVPRVSFDIERISGVYEDEDRPPARYQLVAVEEQDPYFDFYLDLEWASGPDFGVVRFESFGDLTQKTVSRWALSFHELLLALACLYKWLPTFPARTGLLLSSAKLTSMKQPGAALPQLLEQVATRLGFQKVPQSSRHCLLLERGDAAIFCEVSPRGGPFIEAAAADKAELARLSEILRDSLPLV, from the coding sequence ATGACCGACGCGCTCATCGCATTCATCGAGCGGTTCGACCCTGCGTTCTCCTCGAAGCTCCAGGGAGCGTCCGACGAGGAGATTGCCCGGCTCGAAGCGTTGGTGGGACGGTCATTGCCCCCTGTGTACCGAGACTTCCTGCGACGGATGGGGAAGGGGATGGGCGATTTCCAGGTTCCTCGTGTCAGCTTCGACATCGAGCGGATTTCCGGGGTGTACGAGGACGAGGACCGGCCTCCTGCCCGATACCAGCTGGTCGCGGTGGAGGAGCAGGATCCATACTTCGACTTCTATCTCGATCTCGAATGGGCCTCGGGTCCGGACTTCGGCGTGGTCCGGTTCGAGAGCTTCGGGGACCTGACCCAGAAGACCGTCTCTCGCTGGGCCCTGTCGTTCCATGAACTGCTGTTGGCACTCGCCTGCCTGTACAAGTGGTTGCCAACATTCCCGGCGCGTACGGGCTTGCTCCTCTCGTCGGCCAAGCTTACGAGCATGAAACAACCCGGAGCCGCATTGCCCCAGCTTCTGGAGCAGGTCGCGACCCGGCTCGGGTTCCAGAAGGTCCCCCAGTCTTCACGGCACTGCCTGCTGCTCGAGCGAGGGGATGCGGCCATCTTCTGTGAGGTCAGCCCCAGGGGAGGCCCCTTCATCGAGGCCGCAGCCGCTGACAAGGCCGAGCTCGCACGGCTCAGTGAAATCCTTCGGGACAGCTTGCCGCTCGTCTAG
- a CDS encoding DUF4150 domain-containing protein, producing MSKVFANGRSIAHKGDGQTNTCAVPDVCKTPSPAGPVPVPYVNVAQDSNLAQGSTSVQIAGNAVALKDSNLSTSSGDEPGSAGGLISSKNKGKMTWGSFSLDVKFEGKGVVRFLDATQHNGNTFNSAFIQMGGTGFAYGDDPVEGSNVCPLCDEDKATHRILETPSSLALGMMLLAKMEEVRAKQQHLQIIKARGGYMIGVLSCKCGQKLFVAMSGQEVLPGFAEAVDKLKKEDSRWTLCGNVDLSQMRNGNGLIPNSAAFFTDASRIGARSNAPGMCAAPKLLQDAQKAGHRPGEMTEIFYFPPETRTGKRKNAASEVEVTFQRTVEGETNQVMEKFTHGQTVPSCATCQIQLTPMLCSNQDPCS from the coding sequence ATGAGCAAGGTTTTCGCGAATGGTCGCTCCATCGCGCACAAAGGTGACGGGCAGACGAACACCTGCGCGGTGCCGGACGTGTGCAAGACGCCTTCCCCCGCCGGGCCCGTGCCAGTGCCCTACGTGAACGTGGCGCAGGACAGCAACCTTGCTCAGGGCAGCACGTCGGTTCAGATTGCCGGCAACGCCGTGGCACTCAAGGACTCGAACCTGAGCACCAGCTCGGGGGACGAGCCGGGATCGGCGGGTGGGCTCATCTCCTCGAAGAACAAGGGGAAGATGACATGGGGCAGCTTCAGTCTGGACGTGAAGTTCGAAGGGAAAGGAGTCGTCCGCTTCCTTGATGCAACCCAGCACAACGGCAACACGTTCAACTCGGCCTTCATCCAGATGGGAGGCACGGGCTTCGCCTACGGTGACGACCCCGTGGAGGGCTCGAATGTCTGTCCGCTCTGCGATGAGGACAAGGCAACGCATCGAATCCTCGAAACGCCGAGCTCGCTCGCGCTCGGCATGATGCTGCTCGCGAAGATGGAGGAGGTGCGAGCCAAGCAACAACACCTCCAGATAATCAAAGCTCGCGGCGGCTACATGATCGGCGTGCTCTCATGCAAGTGCGGCCAGAAGCTCTTCGTGGCCATGTCCGGGCAAGAGGTCCTCCCAGGCTTCGCCGAGGCGGTCGACAAGTTGAAGAAGGAAGACAGTCGCTGGACGCTCTGCGGCAACGTGGATCTCAGTCAGATGCGCAATGGCAACGGCCTCATCCCGAACAGCGCGGCGTTCTTCACCGATGCCAGCCGGATCGGCGCACGCTCGAACGCTCCCGGCATGTGCGCGGCCCCCAAGCTGCTCCAGGATGCGCAGAAGGCGGGACATCGTCCGGGCGAAATGACGGAGATCTTCTACTTCCCGCCAGAGACCCGGACCGGGAAGCGGAAGAACGCAGCGAGCGAGGTGGAGGTCACCTTTCAAAGAACCGTGGAAGGAGAAACGAACCAGGTCATGGAGAAGTTCACTCACGGGCAGACCGTGCCCTCGTGCGCGACCTGTCAGATCCAGCTCACCCCCATGCTCTGCTCGAATCAGGACCCCTGCTCATGA